A single window of Microbacterium oryzae DNA harbors:
- the lepA gene encoding translation elongation factor 4, whose protein sequence is MSPRATTPLPPAATPPERIRNFCIIAHIDHGKSTLADRMLQLTGAVSDRDMRAQYLDRMDIERERGITVKSQAVRLPWQHEGDTFALNMIDTPGHVDFTYEVSRSLAACEGAVLLVDAAQGIEAQTLANLYLALENDLTIIPVLNKIDLPAADPDRFAKELADLIGGDPADVLRVSGKTGQGVEELLDRLVAEIPAPQGDPDAPARAMIFDSVYDAYRGVVTYVRMVDGRLSPRERIQMMSTRATHELLEIGVSSPEPTPSNGLSVGEVGYLITGVKDVRQSKVGDTVTNQRTPASQALPGYTDPKPMVFSGLYPIDASDYTDLREALDKLKLSDASLAYEPETSVALGFGFRCGFLGLLHLEIITERLSREFGLDLITTAPSVVYEVTTETGETLIVTNPSEYPEGKIGSVAEPMVKASILAPKEYVGTVMELCQTRRGTLLGMDYLSEERVELKYTMPLGEIVFDFFDQLKSRTQGYASFDYEPAGQQEADLVKVDILLQGDRVDAFSAIVHREKAYAYGTTMTERLRKLIPRQQFEVPIQAAIGARIIARENIRAMRKDVLAKCYGGDISRKRKLLEKQKEGKKRMKMVGRVEVPQEAFIAALSGDVETKSGK, encoded by the coding sequence ATGTCCCCTCGTGCCACGACTCCGCTCCCGCCTGCCGCGACACCGCCTGAGCGCATCCGCAACTTCTGCATCATCGCTCACATCGATCACGGCAAGTCGACGCTCGCCGACCGCATGCTGCAGCTCACCGGCGCGGTGTCCGACCGCGACATGCGCGCGCAGTACCTCGACCGCATGGACATCGAGCGCGAGCGCGGCATCACGGTGAAGAGCCAGGCCGTGCGGCTGCCGTGGCAGCACGAGGGCGACACCTTCGCGCTGAACATGATCGACACGCCCGGTCACGTGGACTTCACCTACGAGGTGTCCCGCTCGCTCGCCGCCTGCGAGGGCGCCGTGCTGCTCGTGGACGCCGCGCAGGGGATCGAGGCGCAGACACTCGCCAACCTGTACCTCGCACTCGAGAACGATCTGACGATCATCCCGGTGCTCAATAAGATCGACCTGCCCGCCGCCGACCCCGACCGCTTCGCGAAGGAGCTCGCCGATCTCATCGGCGGCGACCCCGCCGACGTGCTGCGGGTGTCGGGCAAGACGGGGCAGGGCGTCGAGGAGCTGCTCGACCGCCTCGTGGCGGAGATCCCCGCGCCCCAGGGCGACCCCGATGCCCCGGCTCGCGCCATGATCTTCGACTCGGTCTACGACGCGTACCGCGGCGTGGTGACGTACGTCCGGATGGTCGACGGTCGCCTCTCGCCGCGCGAGCGCATCCAGATGATGTCGACGCGCGCCACGCACGAGCTGCTGGAGATCGGCGTCTCGAGCCCCGAGCCCACGCCGTCGAACGGCCTCTCGGTGGGCGAGGTCGGCTATCTCATCACCGGCGTGAAGGACGTGCGCCAGTCGAAGGTCGGCGACACCGTCACCAACCAGCGCACTCCCGCCTCGCAGGCGCTTCCCGGATACACCGACCCGAAGCCGATGGTGTTCTCGGGCCTGTACCCGATCGACGCCAGCGACTACACCGACCTGCGCGAGGCGCTCGACAAGCTGAAGCTGTCGGACGCGTCCCTCGCCTACGAGCCCGAGACATCCGTCGCCCTCGGCTTCGGCTTCCGCTGCGGCTTCCTCGGACTGCTGCACCTCGAGATCATCACCGAGCGCCTCTCGCGCGAGTTCGGCCTCGACCTGATCACCACTGCGCCGAGCGTCGTCTACGAGGTGACGACGGAGACGGGCGAGACGCTCATCGTCACGAACCCGAGCGAGTACCCCGAGGGCAAGATCGGCTCGGTCGCCGAGCCGATGGTCAAGGCGTCGATCCTCGCGCCGAAGGAGTACGTCGGCACCGTCATGGAGCTGTGCCAGACTCGCCGCGGCACCCTGCTCGGCATGGACTACCTGTCCGAGGAGCGCGTCGAGCTGAAGTACACGATGCCCCTCGGCGAGATCGTCTTCGACTTCTTCGACCAGCTGAAGAGCCGCACGCAGGGCTACGCGAGCTTCGACTACGAGCCGGCGGGGCAGCAGGAGGCGGACCTCGTGAAGGTCGACATCCTCCTCCAGGGCGACCGCGTCGACGCGTTCAGCGCGATCGTGCACCGCGAGAAGGCCTATGCGTACGGGACGACGATGACGGAGCGTCTGCGCAAGCTCATCCCGCGTCAGCAGTTCGAGGTCCCCATCCAGGCCGCGATCGGCGCCCGCATCATCGCGCGCGAGAACATCCGCGCGATGCGCAAGGACGTGCTCGCGAAATGCTACGGCGGCGACATCTCCCGCAAGCGCAAGCTGCTCGAGAAGCAGAAGGAGGGCAAGAAGCGCATGAAGATGGTCGGCCGCGTCGAGGTGCCCCAGGAGGCGTTCATCGCCGCGCTGTCGGGTGACGTCGAGACGAAGTCCGGGAAGTAG
- the dnaJ gene encoding molecular chaperone DnaJ, protein MADHYETLGVARDASQEDIKKAYRKLARRLHPDVNPEPQAAEDFKAVTHAYDVLSDPEQRRRYDMGGDDSPFGGGAGFGGFGDIFETFFGGGAGGGGGRGGRPRSRRERGQDALVRVTLELGDVVFGTHRDIEVDTAVLCETCHGSCCQPGTSPQTCDICGGTGHVQRQVRSLLGNMVTMQPCGACQGYGTVIPHPCPTCSGQGRVRSRRTVSLDIPAGVETGLRLQLPGSGEVGPAGGPNGDLYVEVTVAPHPVFSRDGDDLLATLEVSMTDAILGTTTSIDALDGEVEVEVRAGIQSGEILTVKERGITGLRTSRRGDLRVGVQVVTPTKVDHKTRQLLEELARRTKAPEPRLAEFHQGLFSKLRDRFRG, encoded by the coding sequence GTGGCTGATCATTACGAGACCCTCGGCGTGGCGCGCGACGCCTCGCAGGAGGACATCAAGAAGGCGTACCGCAAGCTGGCGCGTCGTCTGCACCCCGACGTGAATCCGGAGCCGCAGGCGGCCGAGGACTTCAAGGCCGTCACGCACGCCTACGACGTGCTGAGCGACCCCGAGCAGCGACGCCGCTACGACATGGGCGGCGACGACTCGCCGTTCGGCGGCGGCGCGGGCTTCGGCGGCTTCGGCGACATCTTCGAGACCTTCTTCGGCGGGGGCGCCGGCGGTGGCGGCGGCCGCGGCGGACGTCCGCGGTCGCGGCGCGAGCGCGGACAGGACGCGCTGGTGCGCGTGACGCTCGAGCTCGGCGACGTGGTTTTCGGCACGCATCGCGACATCGAGGTCGACACCGCGGTGCTGTGCGAGACCTGCCACGGATCGTGCTGCCAGCCCGGGACGAGCCCGCAGACCTGCGACATCTGCGGCGGCACCGGCCACGTGCAGCGCCAGGTGCGCAGCCTCCTCGGCAACATGGTCACCATGCAACCCTGCGGCGCGTGCCAGGGCTACGGGACCGTCATCCCGCACCCGTGCCCGACCTGCAGCGGCCAGGGGCGCGTCCGCTCCCGGCGCACCGTCTCGCTCGACATCCCCGCAGGCGTCGAGACCGGGCTGCGCCTGCAGCTCCCCGGCTCCGGAGAGGTCGGCCCGGCCGGCGGCCCCAACGGCGACCTGTACGTGGAGGTCACGGTGGCACCGCACCCCGTCTTCAGCCGCGACGGCGACGACCTCCTCGCGACTCTCGAGGTCTCGATGACCGACGCCATCCTCGGCACCACGACGTCGATCGACGCCCTGGACGGCGAGGTCGAGGTCGAGGTCCGCGCGGGCATCCAGTCGGGCGAGATCCTCACGGTGAAGGAGCGCGGCATCACCGGGCTCCGCACCTCGCGTCGGGGTGACCTCCGCGTGGGCGTGCAGGTCGTGACGCCCACGAAGGTCGACCACAAGACGCGTCAGCTGCTCGAGGAGCTCGCGCGCCGCACCAAGGCTCCGGAGCCGCGCCTGGCCGAGTTCCACCAGGGCCTGTTCTCGAAGCTGCGCGACCGCTTCCGCGGCTGA
- a CDS encoding PhoH family protein, with translation MVQLLGPQDRLLRMVESEHPAVDVHVRGNEITLRGAPADVRAARALVDELLQMTRGGHDLGPADVATSNRILEQGGPRPSEVLGEAILSTRGKVIRPKTLGQKQYVDAIDENTIVFGIGPAGTGKTYLAMAKAVQALQRREVNRIILTRPAVEAGERLGFLPGTLTDKIDPYLRPLYDALNEMMDPELVPKLMASGTIEVAPLAYMRGRTLNDSFVVLDEAQNTTPEQMKMFLTRLGFGTRMVVTGDITQVDLPGGTSGLRLVTRILDHVDDIHFARLTSDDVVRHTLVGRIVDAYSEYDEKRAAHRAELDEAREFVNRAERRGATRTGGPRDHKPKRGIR, from the coding sequence ATGGTGCAGCTGCTCGGCCCGCAGGATCGACTCCTGCGCATGGTCGAGAGCGAGCACCCGGCGGTCGACGTGCATGTCCGCGGCAACGAGATCACCCTGCGCGGCGCACCCGCCGACGTGCGTGCGGCGCGCGCGCTCGTCGACGAGCTGCTGCAGATGACGCGCGGCGGGCACGACCTCGGCCCCGCCGATGTCGCCACGTCCAACCGCATCCTCGAGCAGGGCGGTCCGCGCCCGAGCGAGGTCCTCGGCGAGGCCATCCTCTCGACCCGAGGCAAGGTCATCCGCCCGAAGACGCTCGGCCAGAAGCAGTACGTCGACGCGATCGACGAGAACACCATCGTGTTCGGCATCGGCCCCGCCGGCACCGGCAAGACCTACCTCGCGATGGCGAAGGCCGTGCAGGCGCTGCAGCGCCGCGAGGTGAACCGCATCATCCTCACGCGCCCGGCCGTCGAGGCGGGGGAGCGGCTCGGCTTCCTCCCCGGCACGCTGACGGACAAGATCGACCCGTACCTGCGCCCGCTGTACGACGCGCTCAACGAGATGATGGACCCCGAGCTGGTCCCCAAGCTCATGGCGAGCGGCACGATCGAGGTCGCCCCGCTGGCCTACATGCGCGGCCGCACGCTGAACGACTCCTTCGTCGTGCTCGACGAGGCGCAGAACACCACGCCCGAGCAGATGAAGATGTTCCTCACGCGCCTGGGCTTCGGCACGCGGATGGTCGTGACCGGCGACATCACGCAGGTGGACCTGCCGGGCGGCACGTCGGGCCTGCGCCTCGTCACGCGCATCCTCGATCACGTCGACGACATCCACTTCGCACGCCTGACGAGCGACGACGTCGTGCGGCACACGCTCGTCGGACGCATCGTCGACGCGTACAGCGAGTACGACGAGAAGCGCGCGGCCCACCGGGCGGAGCTCGACGAGGCCCGCGAGTTCGTCAACCGCGCCGAGCGCCGCGGTGCCACGCGCACCGGCGGCCCGCGCGACCACAAGCCCAAGCGAGGGATCCGATGA
- a CDS encoding HIT domain-containing protein, producing the protein MSEPSIFTRILQGDIPGTIVAQTERVFVIEDISPQAPVHLLVIPKTQEYRDVAELAAGDPALLAEMIATAQRVADERAGGQFRLIFNTGADAGQTVFHVHAHVLAGELQEKSLIGH; encoded by the coding sequence ATGAGCGAGCCGTCGATCTTCACGCGCATCCTGCAGGGGGACATCCCGGGCACGATCGTCGCCCAGACCGAGCGGGTGTTCGTGATCGAGGACATCAGTCCGCAGGCGCCCGTGCACCTCCTCGTCATCCCCAAGACGCAGGAGTACCGCGACGTTGCCGAGCTCGCCGCCGGCGACCCCGCCCTCCTCGCCGAGATGATCGCGACGGCCCAGCGGGTCGCCGACGAGCGCGCGGGCGGGCAGTTCCGACTGATCTTCAATACCGGCGCAGACGCGGGCCAGACCGTGTTCCACGTGCATGCGCACGTGCTCGCCGGCGAACTCCAGGAGAAGAGCCTCATTGGCCACTGA
- a CDS encoding 16S rRNA (uracil(1498)-N(3))-methyltransferase, translated as MALHFYDERAGEVAPGEDIVLTGAEAHHAASVRRVRVGEDVTVTDGRGAWVVGSCAEVSPQRVVVRVAAREDVPAATPRLVLVQALAKGGRDELAVQAATELGIDEVVPWQASRSVSRWQGPKAEKGRARWSTIVREAAKQAHRAWIAEVSPIADLAQLTARAETARMLVLDPTAPVALTAIEIDDARDLVLVVGPEGGIAPDEIDRLAAAGAERVRLGTTILRTSTAGPAALAILNAKLRRW; from the coding sequence ATGGCGCTGCACTTCTATGACGAGCGGGCGGGAGAGGTCGCTCCCGGCGAGGACATCGTGCTCACCGGCGCCGAGGCGCACCACGCCGCCTCGGTCCGCCGCGTGCGCGTCGGCGAGGACGTGACGGTGACGGATGGCCGTGGCGCGTGGGTCGTCGGATCCTGCGCGGAGGTCTCCCCGCAGCGGGTCGTCGTGCGCGTCGCCGCGCGCGAGGACGTTCCGGCCGCGACGCCTCGCCTCGTGCTCGTGCAGGCGCTCGCGAAGGGCGGCCGCGACGAGCTGGCCGTGCAGGCGGCCACCGAGCTCGGCATCGACGAGGTCGTGCCGTGGCAGGCGTCGCGCAGCGTCTCGCGCTGGCAGGGTCCGAAGGCCGAGAAGGGCCGCGCGCGCTGGTCGACGATCGTGCGCGAGGCCGCCAAGCAGGCGCACCGCGCGTGGATCGCCGAGGTGTCGCCGATCGCCGACCTCGCGCAGCTGACCGCTCGCGCAGAGACCGCGCGGATGCTCGTGCTCGACCCCACGGCGCCCGTCGCGCTGACGGCGATCGAGATCGACGACGCGCGCGACCTCGTGCTCGTCGTCGGCCCCGAGGGCGGCATCGCGCCGGACGAGATCGACCGCCTCGCGGCCGCGGGGGCGGAGCGCGTCCGGCTCGGCACGACCATCCTCCGCACCTCGACGGCGGGCCCCGCCGCCCTCGCGATTCTCAACGCGAAGCTCCGGCGCTGGTGA
- the hrcA gene encoding heat-inducible transcriptional repressor HrcA, with product MVSDRGLQVLRAIVQDYVDTHEPVGSRSIVERHSFGVSAATIRNDMALLEDEELIAQPHTSSGRVPTDKGYRVFVDHLAELRPLSSAQRSAITSFLGEPSDLDDLLARTVRLLTQLTGQVALVQYPSFARASITHVQLVQLDPRRVLVIMVTDTGRVSQRITQLTVELDQEALDGVAARLVPLLAGRSVGDAADQLARAVELAPAPATPVDVALRDVAKAAAEELDEFRQNRLVMAGSATLARREQDFRGSIHPLLEAIEEQVTLLRLMSEMVADEHGLATSIGRENAAFGLSEASIVASQYDSAVGAARIGIMGPTRMDYPRNLTAARAVARYLTRLLDEDEGRR from the coding sequence ATGGTCAGCGACCGCGGGCTGCAGGTCCTCCGGGCGATCGTGCAGGACTACGTCGACACGCACGAGCCCGTCGGGAGCCGCTCCATCGTCGAACGCCACTCCTTCGGGGTCTCGGCCGCGACCATCCGCAACGACATGGCCCTCCTCGAGGACGAGGAGCTCATCGCCCAGCCGCACACCTCGTCGGGCCGGGTGCCGACGGACAAGGGCTATCGCGTCTTCGTCGACCATCTCGCCGAGCTGCGGCCGCTGTCGTCCGCGCAGCGCTCGGCGATCACGTCGTTCCTCGGGGAGCCGTCCGACCTCGACGACCTCCTCGCGCGCACGGTGCGGCTCCTCACGCAGCTCACCGGCCAGGTCGCGCTCGTGCAGTACCCCTCGTTCGCGCGCGCGAGCATCACGCACGTCCAGCTCGTGCAGCTCGACCCGCGGCGCGTGCTCGTGATCATGGTGACCGACACCGGCCGGGTCTCGCAGCGCATCACGCAGCTGACCGTCGAGCTCGACCAGGAGGCGCTGGATGGCGTCGCCGCACGTCTCGTGCCGCTGCTCGCCGGCCGCTCGGTGGGCGACGCCGCCGACCAGCTCGCGCGCGCGGTCGAACTCGCCCCCGCGCCGGCGACTCCCGTGGACGTGGCGTTGCGGGACGTCGCGAAGGCGGCGGCCGAGGAACTCGACGAGTTCCGGCAGAACCGCCTCGTCATGGCGGGATCAGCGACGCTCGCCCGTCGCGAGCAGGACTTCCGCGGCAGCATCCATCCGCTTCTCGAGGCCATCGAGGAGCAGGTGACGCTGCTGCGGCTGATGAGCGAGATGGTCGCCGACGAGCACGGGCTCGCGACGAGCATCGGGCGCGAGAACGCGGCCTTCGGCCTCTCGGAGGCGTCGATCGTCGCGAGCCAGTACGACTCGGCCGTCGGCGCCGCCCGCATCGGCATCATGGGCCCGACGCGCATGGACTACCCCCGCAACCTCACGGCGGCACGGGCGGTCGCCCGCTACCTCACGAGGCTGCTGGACGAAGACGAGGGCCGGCGCTGA
- a CDS encoding ExeM/NucH family extracellular endonuclease, with product MHHPSSPRGVRRAICLASTACIAAALLAPTAAQAAVAPGAGVLINEIYGGGGNSGAAFSRDFVEIVNTTSQPQSLAGWSVQYASATGSSWQVTPLGDLTLAADAALVVGQAYGSNTALPDVAADVEGSTALSGSQGKVALVSDDTALSGSSGLATADRVVDYVGWGGANDFAGSPAPATTNATAITRTDGANTADNGADFVTAAPTPVGGDGGATPEPTPEPTPEPGEPVAIAEIQGTGDRSPLVGATVSTTGVVTARYPSGGLDGYVVQTPGTGGDLDPAAHTASDALFVYSTATVDDVAIGDTVEVTGEVVEYYGLTELSVRAGGARVVADAEPVAPAAVGWPETDEERERLESMLVAPTGHFTVADTYATNSYGEVVLAAGDAPLRQPTDVARPGSAEAQAVAADNAARRVSLDDGSSASFSANRDLTPAYISLVEPIRVGASATFTEPHIVDFRNSAWKLNPTEPLVADGSGADGVVFDNTRTSAPEEVGGDVSVASFNVLNYFTTLGVDDARCVPYRDRAGDGVTVDEGCDQRGAWDAEDFERQEARIVAAIDALDANVVGLMEIENSARLGEEPDEALATLVAALNEAAGTEKWAYVASPADLPDASEQDVITSALIYQPAAVSPVGVATALDTGDAEVDAFQNAREPIAQTFAAPGGEPFTVVVNHFKSKGSVGPWPGDVDAGDGQGTSNQSRVLQAQALAEWMATDPTGTGAEAQLLVGDFNSYTQEDPMQVLYEAGYVDAETAFGSSESSYVFQALSGSLDHVLLNAAAAELATGADIWSINSGEAVALEYSRYNSHGTLFYEPTPYRSSDHDPVIVGLDTVDEAASVETSTTLRTTPPGQAKKGAPNLLTATVTAAGDAEPVGTVAFHSESRVLGEVQLDDGTAVLEVPADLPRGNHRVSAVFVPAGGGFLPSESKERMLVLR from the coding sequence GTGCACCATCCCTCTTCCCCGCGCGGCGTCCGCCGCGCGATCTGTCTGGCGTCGACGGCCTGCATCGCCGCGGCCCTCCTCGCGCCGACGGCCGCACAGGCGGCGGTGGCCCCCGGCGCCGGCGTGCTCATCAACGAGATCTACGGCGGGGGCGGCAACAGCGGCGCCGCCTTCAGCCGCGACTTCGTCGAGATCGTCAACACGACGTCGCAGCCGCAGAGCCTCGCCGGCTGGAGCGTGCAGTACGCGTCGGCCACGGGTTCGAGCTGGCAGGTGACGCCGCTCGGCGACCTCACGCTGGCCGCCGACGCCGCTCTGGTCGTCGGGCAGGCGTACGGCTCGAACACCGCCCTGCCCGACGTCGCCGCAGACGTCGAGGGCTCGACGGCGCTCAGCGGCTCGCAGGGCAAGGTCGCCCTCGTGTCCGACGACACCGCCCTCTCCGGCTCGTCCGGGCTCGCGACCGCGGACCGGGTCGTCGACTACGTCGGCTGGGGCGGCGCCAACGACTTCGCGGGCTCCCCGGCGCCCGCGACGACCAACGCCACCGCGATCACGCGCACCGACGGAGCCAACACGGCCGACAACGGCGCCGACTTCGTCACCGCGGCGCCCACGCCGGTGGGCGGAGACGGCGGCGCGACGCCGGAGCCGACGCCCGAGCCGACGCCCGAGCCCGGGGAGCCGGTGGCGATCGCCGAGATCCAGGGCACGGGCGACCGCTCGCCGCTGGTCGGCGCGACGGTCAGCACGACCGGCGTCGTGACCGCGCGCTACCCCTCCGGCGGGCTGGACGGCTACGTCGTGCAGACGCCCGGCACCGGCGGCGATCTCGATCCCGCCGCGCACACCGCCTCCGACGCGCTCTTCGTCTACTCGACGGCGACCGTCGACGACGTGGCGATCGGCGACACCGTGGAGGTGACCGGCGAGGTCGTCGAGTACTACGGCCTCACCGAGCTGTCGGTGCGCGCGGGCGGCGCGCGCGTCGTCGCCGACGCCGAGCCGGTCGCCCCCGCAGCGGTCGGCTGGCCGGAGACCGACGAGGAGCGGGAGCGGCTGGAGTCGATGCTCGTCGCGCCGACCGGACACTTCACGGTCGCCGACACGTACGCCACGAACTCCTACGGCGAGGTCGTGCTGGCCGCCGGGGACGCGCCCCTGCGCCAGCCCACCGACGTCGCGCGCCCCGGGAGCGCGGAGGCGCAGGCGGTCGCGGCGGACAACGCCGCCCGCCGCGTGAGCCTGGATGACGGCTCCTCGGCGAGCTTCAGCGCGAACCGCGACCTCACCCCCGCCTACATCTCGCTCGTCGAGCCCATCCGCGTCGGCGCATCGGCGACGTTCACGGAGCCCCACATCGTCGACTTCCGCAACAGCGCGTGGAAGCTCAACCCCACCGAGCCGCTGGTGGCAGACGGGTCGGGTGCCGACGGCGTCGTGTTCGACAACACGCGGACATCCGCACCCGAGGAGGTCGGGGGCGACGTGAGCGTCGCGTCGTTCAACGTGCTCAACTACTTCACCACCCTCGGCGTCGACGACGCGCGCTGCGTGCCGTACCGCGACCGCGCCGGCGACGGCGTGACCGTCGACGAGGGCTGCGATCAGCGCGGCGCCTGGGATGCCGAGGACTTCGAGCGCCAGGAGGCGCGCATCGTCGCGGCGATCGACGCCCTCGACGCGAACGTGGTGGGGCTCATGGAGATCGAGAACTCCGCACGTCTCGGCGAGGAGCCGGACGAGGCCCTGGCGACCCTCGTCGCCGCGCTCAACGAGGCCGCGGGCACCGAGAAGTGGGCGTACGTCGCGTCGCCGGCGGACCTGCCCGACGCGAGCGAGCAGGACGTCATCACCTCCGCGCTCATCTACCAGCCGGCGGCCGTCTCGCCGGTCGGCGTCGCGACCGCTCTCGACACCGGCGATGCCGAGGTGGACGCGTTCCAGAACGCCCGCGAGCCGATCGCGCAGACGTTCGCCGCTCCCGGCGGGGAGCCGTTCACCGTGGTGGTGAACCACTTCAAGTCGAAGGGCTCCGTCGGGCCGTGGCCGGGAGATGTCGACGCCGGCGACGGCCAGGGCACGTCCAACCAGTCGCGGGTGCTGCAGGCGCAGGCGCTCGCCGAGTGGATGGCGACGGACCCCACGGGGACCGGCGCCGAGGCGCAGCTGCTCGTGGGCGACTTCAACTCCTACACGCAGGAGGACCCGATGCAGGTGCTCTACGAGGCCGGCTACGTCGACGCGGAGACCGCGTTCGGGTCATCGGAGAGCAGCTACGTGTTCCAGGCGCTGTCGGGCTCGCTCGACCATGTGCTTCTGAACGCCGCAGCCGCCGAGCTCGCGACCGGCGCCGACATCTGGTCGATCAACAGCGGCGAGGCCGTCGCGCTGGAGTACAGCCGCTACAACAGCCACGGCACGCTCTTCTACGAGCCGACTCCCTACCGCTCCAGCGACCACGACCCCGTGATCGTCGGGCTCGACACGGTCGACGAGGCCGCATCGGTGGAGACGAGCACCACGCTGCGCACCACTCCTCCCGGGCAGGCCAAGAAGGGCGCGCCGAATCTCCTCACCGCGACCGTGACCGCCGCCGGCGACGCCGAGCCCGTCGGCACCGTCGCGTTCCACAGCGAGAGCCGCGTGCTCGGCGAGGTGCAGCTCGACGACGGCACGGCGGTGCTCGAGGTGCCGGCGGACCTTCCGCGCGGAAACCACCGCGTCAGCGCCGTGTTCGTCCCCGCCGGCGGCGGCTTCCTGCCGTCGGAGAGCAAGGAGCGCATGCTGGTCCTGCGCTGA
- a CDS encoding DUF1990 family protein has product MRRETFRDETVDYAAVGATQAPDLLQYPPERSIPAAAQWRIGSGEERFRTAVDALLAWAPLKGAGLELADVRPAPGPTYTGVSFDDSGNAVAPSRSDADQRFDAEGTPYVGAGTTVTVRGKVARFRADAELRVIFVIEEARRVGFALGTVGGSVVSGEESFMIEWRENDEVWFDVRAFDRPVTFWNRLFKGLVRRRRKALFAAYLRAISPLFRTGA; this is encoded by the coding sequence ATGCGCCGGGAGACCTTCCGAGACGAGACGGTCGACTATGCGGCGGTCGGGGCGACGCAGGCGCCCGACCTGCTGCAGTACCCGCCGGAGCGCAGCATTCCGGCGGCCGCACAGTGGCGGATCGGCAGCGGCGAGGAGCGATTCCGCACGGCCGTCGACGCGCTGCTGGCCTGGGCGCCGCTGAAGGGCGCCGGCCTCGAGCTCGCCGATGTGCGGCCCGCTCCGGGACCGACGTACACGGGGGTCAGCTTCGACGACTCCGGCAACGCCGTCGCGCCGAGCCGGTCGGATGCCGATCAGCGCTTCGACGCCGAGGGCACGCCGTACGTCGGCGCCGGCACGACCGTGACCGTGCGCGGCAAGGTCGCGCGCTTCCGCGCCGACGCCGAGCTGCGGGTGATCTTCGTGATCGAGGAGGCGCGTCGCGTGGGCTTCGCCCTCGGCACGGTCGGCGGCTCGGTGGTGAGCGGCGAGGAGTCGTTCATGATCGAGTGGCGCGAGAACGACGAGGTGTGGTTCGACGTGCGCGCGTTCGACCGGCCCGTCACGTTCTGGAACCGCCTCTTCAAGGGGCTCGTGCGCCGCCGCCGCAAGGCGCTGTTCGCCGCCTACCTGCGCGCCATCTCGCCGCTGTTCCGCACCGGCGCCTGA
- the hemW gene encoding radical SAM family heme chaperone HemW — MAGALPLGDPAPADGALPRDLPVDPSADLGIYLHVPFCRVRCGYCDFNTYTSSELRGARQDEYADVLLQEIALARGVLADARALRPAQTVFFGGGTPTLLPAGDLARMLDGIRDAFGIASDAEITVEANPDTVSPAVAEELARAGVTRMSVGMQSAVPRVLAALDRTHSPDNVATAVAAGRAAGLDVSVDLIYGAPGETLDDWRASLDAALALAPDHISAYALIIEDGTKLARQIRRGEVPAPDDDLQADMYELADALLGEAGYDWYEVSNWSQGEAHRSRHNLAYWRGTDWWGFGPGAHSHVAGLRWWNVKHPAAYAQRLALGESPAAGRERPDAEATLLERVLLQSRIREGLAVDALPASARGAVAGLIADGLVEPAAAIRGRIVLTLRGRLLADAVVRALTD, encoded by the coding sequence ATGGCCGGAGCACTTCCGCTCGGCGATCCCGCACCCGCCGACGGCGCACTTCCGCGTGACCTCCCGGTCGACCCGTCGGCCGACCTCGGCATCTACCTGCACGTGCCGTTCTGCCGTGTGCGCTGCGGGTACTGCGACTTCAACACCTACACGTCGAGCGAGCTGCGCGGCGCGCGGCAGGACGAGTACGCCGACGTCCTCCTGCAGGAGATCGCGCTCGCCCGCGGCGTGCTCGCCGACGCCCGCGCGCTGCGCCCCGCGCAGACCGTCTTCTTCGGCGGGGGAACGCCCACGCTGCTGCCCGCCGGCGACCTCGCGCGCATGCTCGACGGCATCCGCGACGCCTTCGGCATCGCGTCCGACGCCGAGATCACCGTCGAGGCGAATCCCGACACCGTGTCGCCGGCGGTCGCCGAGGAGCTCGCGCGCGCGGGCGTGACGCGGATGTCCGTGGGCATGCAGTCGGCCGTGCCGCGCGTCCTCGCCGCGCTCGACCGCACGCACTCGCCCGACAACGTCGCGACCGCCGTCGCCGCCGGTCGGGCAGCCGGACTCGACGTGAGCGTCGACCTCATCTACGGGGCGCCGGGGGAGACCCTCGACGACTGGCGCGCCTCGCTCGACGCCGCCCTCGCGCTCGCGCCCGATCACATCTCCGCCTACGCGCTCATCATCGAGGACGGCACCAAGCTCGCCCGTCAGATCCGGCGCGGCGAGGTGCCGGCTCCCGACGACGACCTGCAGGCCGACATGTACGAGCTGGCGGACGCCCTGCTCGGCGAGGCGGGGTACGACTGGTACGAGGTGTCGAACTGGTCGCAGGGGGAGGCGCACCGCTCGCGCCACAACCTCGCGTACTGGCGCGGCACCGACTGGTGGGGGTTCGGGCCCGGTGCGCACAGTCACGTCGCAGGCCTCCGCTGGTGGAACGTCAAGCACCCGGCCGCGTACGCCCAGCGGCTCGCCCTGGGCGAGTCGCCGGCGGCAGGACGGGAGCGACCGGACGCGGAGGCGACGCTGCTGGAGCGGGTGCTGCTGCAGAGCCGCATCCGCGAGGGGCTCGCCGTCGACGCGCTGCCGGCGTCCGCTCGAGGCGCCGTGGCGGGGCTGATCGCGGACGGCCTCGTCGAGCCGGCTGCGGCCATCCGCGGGCGCATCGTGCTGACGCTGCGCGGGCGGCTCCTCGCCGACGCCGTCGTGCGCGCGCTCACCGACTGA